Genomic DNA from Calonectris borealis chromosome 4, bCalBor7.hap1.2, whole genome shotgun sequence:
CTAGTGAGTAGTTACTTTAGAGCTTAGACTGATGATTGCCAGCGATTCAGCAATAGCCTTCTCATTTAAAATTCGTTGCCTTGTCACTAAAATGCAGTAGCTGGCTTTGCAGGCAGTCCTAGTCCATCGCAACGGACAAATCAAACACGTTTACGCATTAGAGAGTCATCTGCCATTGTTACCAATTCATCATACTTAACTAATTCTCTCTACCTTTCTTCAGGGATTTTTGGAGGCTTGATATAACTCACATGAGTGATTGTATTAGCATTTTATAGTTCCAGTGATTTTCTTCTTACAGGGATAAATATCGGTAATTGATAATATATTTTGAAGATGGTTCTTCCTTGCACAATCTCTCAAAACTTGATTTGCAGAATTCATACAATAAATTGGTATCAGCTATGCCTGCAACCCTGTCTGGCTAGAAGAGACCTGTCGGTGGCCAGTCTTCTAGAGGAAAGGGCAGGTTCTTCATCAGGAGCCACAGGATGACTCTGGGACCTGGGTTAGGAGTTAAGGGGGGGTATGTGGGTGAAGGCGGGGTTGTtattgggtttcttttttttttcccccctttcttttttgggggtgataaataaatgaaaataaatgccaaacCTTTACATTAAGCATATCTAACTATTTTTAGCCCTAATAGCCTATTAGAATGAGAACTTAGATTTTAAAATCGTATTTCTACTATAGCAGTTTTTTTAGTGTGATTCTCACTGTATTTCTCTCTTTGCACTTGTGTAGTAGCTGCAGATTAATCTCATCATACATAAGGATTTCCATATTGATTTTCATATATGTCAGCTTTCTCAAGACATTTTCAGGCAGGTTAATGTGTGGCTTAAGTTCAAATACCAGTTTGTTGAAGTCTATAAATTTCTATATGCCAGCTGCAAAAATAAGTTTATTactctcttaaaaaaatgaacaatgcAAAAATAGAAGTGGGAAATATGGCAACTGATGAATTTATTAAATCAGATTACTGAAATCAATATATCAATATTTTGTTCTCTGTACCACATAATCATTTCTTAGAGATGTTTACAATTAATAATAGAGCAAGTTTTATTGTCTAGAAACTGATCATTTGAAATACAGTCtctaaagaggaaaaattaatttcataggaCAGTTGACTTCATTCTGTGCATTATATATTCTGCTTTGCTCTATGCATTCCAAAATCCTTCTAATTCATATGGTTTACTCAATAAATGTTGTTATTATATAGGTTCTTGGGCAGATCGCTCACCTCTGCATGAGGCAGCCAGTCAAGGACGTCTTCTTTCTCTAAAGACTTTATTGTCACAGGTGAAGGCTGTGTTcttaaaattgctttcatttttaatgttactTAATTTCTCAGCATAGATTATTAATGCAGATTTAgtatgctttgctttgcttttttcactTGAATTTTTCAGAGCAATACACATTTAGGAATTTTTTCTATGATAAGATAtaagttaatatttaaaatatttcctctgtatGTTTTAAAACTTCCCTCCCAAAAAATTTTTTACCAAAGCTGTATCTAAATTTATATCAGTCTTCCCCTCTTGCAAGGTATAACTCAATGTAGTTCTACTGCTTTAAGCCCTCAGGTAAATAGAGCTAGTCAGGAAGATACTTGTTGAGGGGAAGAATCACTGAAAGATTCTGGTTTTTGCATagttgtgatttaaaaaaaaatatatattctgttaATAAGAAAGGGAGAGGCTGTGAACTGCTAAATTTTAATATTACAGTATTGTCATATTAGCTACTACAATACTGAGGAATTATACTATAGAATACACTTGATGAAAGCCAATAGATACAACTATTAGTTCCTAAGAATCAAACAACATCTACTGCAGAAAATTTCAAGAGCTTGATGATTTTATCAATCAAGAAGAGTTTTCTGTGCTAAAATTCATGGCTTTAGATATTTCAGACCTTaagtcagagaatcatagaatcacaggacAGTTTAGACTCAGAGCCTTGTTGAGTTTTAAAGATCACCAAGAGTGGAGATGCACTAACCTCTCTGGACCCCTGTTCCAGAGTTTCACTGTCCccacagtgaattttttttccatataactAATTGGAATTCACCATGTTGCGACTAGTGTCTGTTGCCTTTTGTGCATCTCAGCAGTCTGTTTCCATCTTCTTTATACCCTCTATAtcctatgatttaaaaaaaaaaaagagctgacaACTTACTTTTGTTCTGTTATATATGTTGATTGATGAAAGATTCTTTTTATGCTCACTGAAGGTTTATTTATTGCAAGTAGAGTTTTAAGCCTATTTAGAGTATTGTAAACTATTCATTTGAAAAGTAGTGCGAGGAAATGACTCTTAACAGCTAACAGCTTTTGTATGATCTTTATATGTCATTCATGTCTTCTTTAGGGGTACAATGTAGACACACTAACAATTGACCAAGTAACTCCACTTCATGAAGCCTGCCTGGGAGATCATGTAGGATGTGCAAGAATCCTTCTGGAAGCAGGAGCAAATGtaaggggtgtttttttttgtatatgaaGTCCAATGCTAACCTTGGTTTAACTGAGAAGGATatattccttgattttttttttttttaaagtagtatttctcTCTACTCACCCTATTGATTGTGTTGATCGCATTTAATTACAATAAGCTGCCATTTGAAAGCTAGCAAAGGAAAGTGATGGGTCAAAGAAACATCATTAGAGAGATGTtaggttaaaaggaaaaaaaacccaaccaaccaaaccacgTAATTGTATGTGTAAGAGTAAATATCAAACAGAAGAACAATAACAGGGAAAATAGATGGGAGTTGGGCAGACACTGAGACAGAGTAATGAATTGGAGAGAATCTGCTAGCAGTATGTCACCAGCCTTATTTCTTCTCTGAATTTCATTGCATTAGTTCTCTTATAAAATATAGAATGTGTCCCTCTCCTTTACTGGTTTCCTCTTGCTTTGAGTGGCTTGCGGGAGACACTTCTTTTAATCTCCAGACTGTCTTTTGTCACACTGCACCTGTGTGCTCTTAAGATTCTTTAGTCTGAGTACAAAAAAGCACTGGCTTTTTTCTGTACTCCTGACACAGGCTGTCTATCTGTTATCCCAAAACAAAAATGGGACTTTACAGACCACTTTCACTACAACCTCTGCTGACATTGGAGTTCAAATGCGTAGTTTCCCAAATCTCTGATCTTTGTGATGGAAATATTTATTGTCCTTACAATTCAGTTTTGACAACCATGTAGAATATGTCTATGttactaaagaaaaagaaaaaaatacatagatgTTTCCAAAAACAATTCCTCTCCACTTCGGCTAGCAGATTCTAAAGATACAAAATTATAGGTACTAGAGACAAAACGATAAGAACAAATTTCATTTTCCTATCCAAATTTTTTTAGTACTTTTAattgttttggtgggtttggggggtgcaTGGAAGAGGATAGGCCAGAGTCCTGGAAGGAGCCCTCTCCTAATACCTGTGATCCTTCCTTTAGTATTATTATCCCTCACAAATTTGTCTAGTTTCTCTCCTCATTCTCTCACACTGGGAATATTCAATTAACCAGTGAGGTGATGAGGTTGGTATTAAAACAGCGAGCTTGTACTATTAGCTTTGTCTCCATCCTGTGAAGTATCACGCCAACCTGGAGATTAAAACCatgaagaaaatggcaaataATTCTCACATTTAATATGGAGTTTGCGTTCTTGACAGAGAACTCTGTGGAGAGAAGGTCCCCATTATCCCATTACTACACAAAATGTAGATTTTCTGTATCAATGAAACAAGCTAAGTGCAATgacttttgaaaattatttactgCCCAGATGTTAATATGTGCTGTTTAGTATTCCAGGTGTACTTTAGTTTATTCAAGATAGTTTAACAAGAATAATAGTAAACTAATTTCAACTGAGGGGTGTGGTGAGAGGAAGACAGTAGCACAGGGACTGATCAGTTAAGCTGCGTTATTCTAACCAGTAaattttttggtattttaatgcaatttctaACTATATCCTGtttaaaaagtttccttttctttcaattctGCTTCTAAGTAGATTTTATATATTCTAGGTAAACGCTACAACAATTGATGGAGTGACACCTTTATTTAATGCATGTTCGAGAGGCAGTGCGGCATGTGCTGAGCTCCTGTTAGAGTATGGTGCCAAAGCTCAGTGGGAGTCCTGTCTTCCGTCACCAACTCATGAAGCAGCCAGCAGAGGTAAGAAATTACCTGCTGAGCAAATGTGGAGCAGTTGACGAATGTCTCAATAATAGTGTTAGGACATGTGTCCGGTTTTGACTATGAGACAGCTTACTGAAGTTGAGCAAACTCTGTCATGCTTTGTACTGACAGGTCACAGTGAATGTCTGGAGGTACTGATATCCTGGGGTATAGATGTTGACCAAGATCTTCCTCATTTAGGAACACCTCTGTATGTAGCATGTGTTTCACAGCAGATCCATTGTATTCGAAAGCTTCTTTATGCAGGTATGTCATGATTTGAATAAAAATGTGACTAGTTTGTAAAATAAGCATACTGTACTCACCTTTGAAGGTTCTAGTTTCATTGATTGAGCACAGCTAACTACTAAGCTAAACTACTAAGTTTATTCTGTGATGCATGTTTTCTTATAATAACTTACtatgtctttcatttttttgtgggATAGCAAGCATATGAGGGAAAAAGGAAGCAAGACCAATAAGAATGGATGTTCAAAATTTTTAGCATCTACTACAGCTTTGTAGATGTtcattttctgtaggaaaaacaaaggtaaaaaatCAGCTTTGAGAAAGGAATTTTATAGAGCAATCATTGAGCTTTCAACAGAACTTTTTAGCAATGTAGTCCCACCCTTTTTCATTCTTCAGCATGTTCTGATTGATCTTTTTACAAGGCATAGAGGCTGAGTTGCAGAGAGAAGAGGTAAGGTAAAAGGCATTTGATCCTaaatttcacattatttatttaatcaaCGGGAAAGATGTTGGAGGCTCACTCTGTTTCAGCACAAGTCCAGGGACGCAATCGGCATAGCTAAAGGATCATTTGCTGTGTTTCAGGTAATGACATACAGGGCTTTTGAGTCCTGCAGCACAATGAATGAAAATGTGTATATGAATAATTACAGACTTGCCATCATTGCACCGGAATTGTTTTTCTAGTTAATTGCAGGTTATTAAGAATTTAAGCAAGCAATTAAATTGTTTCTCATTAAGTCAGTCTCCTTGTATGATTAACTATCCTATGTCATGATTTTATGTTTAAGAACCACAGAAGTATAATTAGCATATTTTGGGATTCAAATACTACCATAcattaaaaacagtaacagaagGGCATATTCTACATTCATTGGTGCCCTAAAGTAGAAAAGGGTATGTAAATTGAGACTATAAGTAACTGCTTATGCCAATCTGAATTTTTTCGTATTTTATCAGTTTATGAGAATGTATTAGAAGTTGAAAAGCAAATAGACAATGAAATAGGCAAGAGAATGATATTGTGGAAGTATTCTCAAGTTGTTACTACTGAGAACAGTGAGTTATTCAGACTTCAAATCTAATTGCTCGGCCTGtgatattattaaattattttactcaaatgggaattaaaaaggcaaaaatcgTTGATTCAGGGAGAAAAGTTGGTACAGAAGCCAATTTTTCGTCTCACAAGATCAGTAAAGCTCTCTTAAGAAGTCTGGGTTTTTCTTCTGCTAGAATAGTCTAGAAAACTGCTGGGGCAAACCCAGTTTTAGGGGGACTAATAGCTTGCCTATAAGGGAAATTCTTCCATACTAGCTAGTTTTGTTTAACTCTTGTATGGATAATTTTTTCTTGAATGCATTATTGCAAATTAATTTAGtccattttaatttaaagtaaattAGCAATTCCTTATTAGTACAAAAGTGTAATAATAAGAATTCTGTGGATTGGGAGAAttaatggtttgggttttttttccctattagcTTTCTTGACTGTGTACCCCCccttatttaaaattaagtccTTTATAGAAAAATCCTTGATAAAGGTTAGATGGGATGAGAATCTATTTCAAACCCTTTGCCAGCTTCAACACATGAAAAACTATAAAGCGTCCAAGTTAGATTCCTTCTTGAGTTGGTGtacttacaaaaatataaatactaaACTTCAGCTTAGTGAttctttttaaagacttaaaTAAGGAAAGTATATTTCTGTAGTGCAGATTTTCTTAAACATgtacaaaatgtacttttttataATTAGGGCAACAATTATGCTCAAATGAcctaatttgatttttcttttccttctttttattaagtattttcctttaaaatctaGTTGTACTTAGGTAATAAAACCTAGGATAAGTGTACAGGTTCAGAAAAACCACTGATATGATTAGGTATAGTGCTATGCAATAAAATTAATAAAGTGGCTGAATTCACTATGGCATCCTAgtatagtggggttttttgtttgttttgtaacatCATCTTTACTCAAGGACAATTTTAATTAATCTCTTCTTACATCTCTTTATGTGCATCTACCCACTAGGTGCCAACgtgcagaaaggaaagcatttgGAAACTCCGCTCCATGCTGCTGCCCAGCATTCTAGTACAGAGATCGTAAACTTACTCCTTGAATTTGGGGCAGACATAAATgccaaaaatacagattttgagaGGCCTGTTGATTTAGCTGCTCCAAGCAGCTTAGTGGAAAGACTGCTGCTCCTCCACGAAGGTAAGTTTTATATGTGTGTTTTTGCTACTATAACttgtattcttaaaaaaaaacaacccatgcccccccaaaaaaatccaacagtCCAAACAACCCATGTTATTGAAGCTAACATTGTGCTTTATGAAATGAATATATTAACATTCAGGTAAATTCTTTTCTAACTATAAAAATACCCAGTAATATTTAAGTCTCAGGCCAGAGCCTGTTGACCAAGCAGCATCAGAATTTATACAAGCTGAAAAAGTATCATCTTATGTTTATTGGGTGATTACAAAATTAGACATTAAAGCTACACTTTTATTGGCTGTTACAGACcttgttaaaaagaaacagaatatttcaatttcagtttaaaaatatatttagttttgGCCAGCTGccccaatatttttaaaaacatattttcaagtgcatataaagcactttattttgaTTGTAGGCAAAAAGTATAATAAGTTTCATTTTCTAAGTTTTCTTTACTGAATTATAAGTAACCTGAGAAATAGGAGTCGACACTTAAGAGTCCCTTAAAACTCTTAAAGGTCTGTTGccttagagagagagagagaatatccCAAAGGGAACTGGATTTGTTCAGGCTGACCTATGTCCAGCGTGAAAATAAGCCACAAGACAAAGGTGGGAAATAAGCAGCGAAACTATTGCAGTAACTGTGGGCGTCTCTTTAGAGGTGAACTGACAAGTAGCATTGATAGAtgttttctggaggaaaacaTTAATGTATTCTgaatgctgttaaaaaaaccctctaaaaacAGTTGGTTATCACAAAATTACCAAGGCTAGTaggatttttaaaagccacagcaaagatgtaaaaaaaaattaattggcaTGAAACACATATGGTTTTATTGCCCAGAGAAACACAGCAATGTGTTCATTTTGAGGGAGCGAGGGGGCGTAGAAGGACAAAGGCATTATCATGAGCTAGTGAGACCACTGAACATGGCCCAGGGTCTCGGGGTATTTTGCCTGCTTATTCTTGTTGCAGTGATGCATTGGTAGTGCAGCTTGTGGTGCCGTAGCACGTATTTCACCTGttctattaataataaaaaaaacaaacaaacaaacaaaaaaaaaaaacctgcagtttttaaaGTTGTTGACATCAGATATTTTCTGGGAGcaggtttttaatttaaaaacacaaattatttGCTGACCTGAACTTGCTTTTTTGAGTATTTCCCTGATTACTGATAAGGTTTCAGCAGCCCCAGTCTTTATCTTTGAGGGCAAAAAGGcaatgaaggaaaaggaaggaaggaaaagcacaaATTTGCCCCAGTCTTTATCTTTGAGGGCAAAAAGacaatgaaggaaaaggaaggaaggaaaagcacaaATTTGCAAAATgtgaacattattttttataaatccCATTATTGTGCaagactgttttaaaagaaagaactGGCTTTTATAGATGTGTAATTAaactcctttcttttttgtttgcagcCACACCATCTTCTCTTTGTCAGCTCTGCCGACTATGTATCCGAAATTACATAGGAAGAGCTAGACTGCATCTTGTCCCACAGCTCCAGTTGCCAACAATACTGAAGAATTTCTTACAGTATAGATAACATAGTAATTAACCTTTAGAAACTTGAATAACAagtactttttcttctctctgtttattGTACGTTTTCTCTAAAGAACTGCTGGGCggggaaaaaagccttttgcatattactttttaaaaaaaaaaagtatctgtgacACCTGGTGTTGGTATATAATAATAATTGGGAGCCAT
This window encodes:
- the ASB5 gene encoding ankyrin repeat and SOCS box protein 5 isoform X2, which translates into the protein MTTNTAVQRSQNLPKRRLESRGECPAKRKASWGILTSQGSWADRSPLHEAASQGRLLSLKTLLSQGYNVDTLTIDQVTPLHEACLGDHVGCARILLEAGANVNATTIDGVTPLFNACSRGSAACAELLLEYGAKAQWESCLPSPTHEAASRGHSECLEVLISWGIDVDQDLPHLGTPLYVACVSQQIHCIRKLLYAGANVQKGKHLETPLHAAAQHSSTEIVNLLLEFGADINAKNTDFERPVDLAAPSSLVERLLLLHEATPSSLCQLCRLCIRNYIGRARLHLVPQLQLPTILKNFLQYR
- the ASB5 gene encoding ankyrin repeat and SOCS box protein 5 isoform X1, which translates into the protein MTVIEESRPFAQQLSNVYFTILSLFCFKLFVKISLAILSHFYIVKGNRKEAARIAAEFYGVPQGQGSWADRSPLHEAASQGRLLSLKTLLSQGYNVDTLTIDQVTPLHEACLGDHVGCARILLEAGANVNATTIDGVTPLFNACSRGSAACAELLLEYGAKAQWESCLPSPTHEAASRGHSECLEVLISWGIDVDQDLPHLGTPLYVACVSQQIHCIRKLLYAGANVQKGKHLETPLHAAAQHSSTEIVNLLLEFGADINAKNTDFERPVDLAAPSSLVERLLLLHEATPSSLCQLCRLCIRNYIGRARLHLVPQLQLPTILKNFLQYR